From the Leptolyngbya sp. O-77 genome, one window contains:
- a CDS encoding Calx-beta domain-containing protein, producing MAKKKGKGKGVNYSSPYGDGVDWDIDDYLPVWELPEGETFSPINPLSFNTDLQGRSQLFLPLYVNNDGIGNDTDGFNTITLSLDPTDTVGFTQETYILKESWDAIAGDVSTELYRFFYPRPEQLADYLSKTFLVDGASRPFNTPRLIPGGRFKEIIIIIEDAQSPLPIQLGAENNTVPGSGISNTNGINVIYAGAGSDTIDTGDSDDTVRGEEGDDLLLGGNGDDMLYGEAGNDLLRGSNSRITNFQDSSYTRPAGDYLNGGTGNDTIYGEGGWDTIDGMEGDDLIYGDNPDPGLDNPDSENPFTDEQDVLSGGNGNDVIFGGADNDKLFGDAGDDYLSGGPGQDSLEGGDGRDRFDFYTYRPGFEDDDFIVDFNSAEDTIGIYVGTAEPSSFRNVGLPINGAILSSQFVVGTAALDAGDRFIFNSASDILFFDPDGTGPAAQARLVSFDNDPVLTAANIVTFDDTRRRPALSAPLPPPPSVQFAQSTLLVSETAGVATLTLNRTGTLAGLSQVSVAIAGGTATAGVDYDAASFPRTITFGISESSKTIEIPILTDALVEGSETISLSVAPVNNPLARTLDTLTGNVNSTTITIQDAGATNGNDLLIGTPQRDAIAGLNGNDTILGLGANDTLTGGRGNDTLFGGTGNDTLRGNQGRDVFALERGTGSIRILDFQDGGDRLGLVPGLRFPRLKIVQQGSGSSLSTRISLGSDLLAILPGIAKSQITKADFVSIRSPAI from the coding sequence ATGGCAAAAAAGAAGGGCAAGGGAAAAGGTGTTAACTACTCCTCACCTTATGGTGACGGTGTGGACTGGGATATAGACGACTATTTACCCGTTTGGGAACTGCCAGAAGGCGAGACATTTAGCCCCATCAATCCGCTATCTTTTAACACGGATTTGCAGGGACGCTCTCAGCTTTTTCTGCCGCTGTATGTCAACAATGACGGCATTGGCAACGATACAGACGGATTTAACACGATTACTCTATCGCTCGATCCGACAGATACAGTCGGTTTTACTCAGGAAACTTATATCTTGAAAGAATCATGGGATGCGATCGCTGGTGATGTTTCCACAGAACTCTATCGATTTTTCTATCCTCGACCAGAGCAATTGGCAGATTACCTGTCAAAGACATTTTTAGTTGATGGTGCTAGTCGCCCATTCAACACGCCTCGCCTCATTCCTGGCGGCCGCTTTAAGGAGATCATCATCATTATCGAAGATGCTCAAAGCCCGTTGCCTATTCAGCTTGGAGCAGAAAATAACACCGTTCCTGGCAGCGGCATCAGCAACACCAACGGCATCAATGTGATCTACGCGGGGGCAGGTAGCGACACAATCGACACAGGCGATAGTGATGACACGGTGCGCGGCGAAGAGGGTGACGATTTGCTGTTGGGTGGCAATGGCGACGACATGCTCTATGGTGAAGCCGGCAACGACTTACTACGTGGCAGTAATAGCCGAATTACAAATTTTCAAGACTCTAGCTATACCCGCCCAGCGGGTGATTATCTAAATGGTGGCACAGGCAACGACACGATCTATGGCGAAGGCGGCTGGGACACAATTGATGGGATGGAGGGCGATGATCTAATCTATGGCGACAATCCTGACCCTGGCTTGGATAACCCTGATTCTGAAAACCCTTTTACAGACGAACAAGATGTTTTAAGCGGGGGTAACGGCAACGATGTTATTTTCGGCGGAGCTGATAACGACAAGTTGTTTGGTGATGCAGGGGATGATTACTTATCGGGTGGCCCTGGACAAGACAGTTTAGAAGGCGGAGATGGGCGCGATCGCTTCGATTTCTACACCTATCGTCCTGGATTTGAGGATGACGATTTCATTGTGGATTTCAATTCAGCAGAAGACACGATTGGGATTTATGTAGGAACCGCAGAGCCGTCTAGTTTTCGTAATGTCGGGCTACCCATCAATGGCGCTATCTTATCTAGCCAGTTTGTGGTCGGCACGGCAGCGCTGGATGCGGGCGATCGCTTCATTTTCAACAGCGCCTCGGATATCTTATTTTTCGATCCAGATGGAACAGGCCCTGCTGCACAAGCCAGACTCGTTAGCTTCGACAATGATCCTGTGTTAACGGCTGCCAATATTGTTACCTTTGACGACACGCGCCGCCGCCCAGCGCTCAGCGCCCCACTGCCGCCGCCGCCCAGCGTGCAGTTCGCCCAAAGTACGCTGTTGGTCAGCGAAACCGCAGGCGTTGCGACCCTGACGCTGAATCGCACCGGAACGCTGGCGGGATTGTCTCAGGTCAGCGTGGCGATCGCCGGTGGAACGGCAACGGCTGGCGTAGATTATGATGCTGCATCGTTTCCGCGAACGATTACGTTCGGCATTAGCGAATCCAGCAAGACTATCGAAATTCCCATTTTGACAGATGCATTGGTTGAGGGAAGTGAAACGATTTCGCTGTCTGTTGCGCCTGTCAATAACCCACTAGCAAGAACGCTGGATACACTCACCGGGAACGTAAATTCTACAACTATCACCATTCAAGATGCAGGCGCAACGAATGGCAATGATTTGCTGATTGGCACGCCACAGCGAGATGCGATCGCCGGACTGAACGGCAACGACACGATTCTCGGCTTGGGCGCAAATGACACGCTGACAGGCGGGCGCGGCAACGATACGCTGTTTGGCGGGACGGGCAATGACACGCTGCGGGGCAACCAGGGGCGCGATGTGTTTGCGCTGGAGCGGGGGACTGGCTCCATTCGCATTTTGGATTTTCAAGACGGGGGCGATCGCCTCGGACTCGTGCCCGGTCTACGTTTCCCCCGACTCAAAATCGTGCAGCAGGGCAGCGGATCTAGCCTTAGCACACGCATCAGCCTTGGCAGCGATCTGCTGGCCATCCTCCCTGGCATCGCCAAGTCCCAAATCACCAAAGCCGATTTTGTCTCGATCCGATCGCCTGCGATTTAG
- a CDS encoding transposase, whose translation MIASFPKLVKSILMQLCPHDYPVLNSRLFFEIWLTFVLDKGLTSMRDLFYRLNRTGVEVDISTFSKACKTRTDGHFCRIYAQLIEQVKRKQPTAAQILFPIDSTIVTLTSKLFWLQGYHQVKLLNGINLEQGYSSECLIHFGQGHDAKFADSISTMIPENGIGIMDRGFASWEFLDQMSLTQTKFVVRIKNNMKTELDHDRYRVVWFCDLESRSEFRLATNVNEMSDEEISDTYRHRWQIEVLWKFLKMHLKLDRLITKNVNGVSIQIYMVLITYLILLLIEIPAFYGSELLDKFRYLQLELSRRCSMVHWSYDLLPETLV comes from the coding sequence ATGATAGCCTCATTTCCGAAGCTTGTCAAATCGATCTTGATGCAGCTTTGTCCGCATGACTATCCCGTTTTGAACTCGCGCTTGTTCTTTGAAATCTGGTTGACCTTTGTGTTGGACAAGGGCTTAACCAGCATGAGAGACTTATTTTACCGCCTAAATCGTACAGGTGTTGAGGTCGATATATCCACCTTTTCTAAAGCTTGCAAAACTCGAACGGATGGGCACTTTTGTCGAATCTATGCACAGTTGATTGAGCAAGTAAAGCGCAAACAGCCGACCGCGGCTCAGATACTTTTTCCGATTGATTCAACCATCGTTACACTTACCAGCAAGCTATTTTGGCTGCAAGGATATCACCAAGTTAAATTACTGAATGGAATCAACTTAGAGCAAGGATATTCGAGTGAATGCTTGATTCATTTTGGGCAAGGACATGATGCAAAGTTTGCCGATTCGATTAGCACGATGATTCCCGAAAACGGCATCGGCATCATGGATAGAGGCTTCGCAAGCTGGGAATTTCTCGACCAAATGAGTCTCACTCAAACAAAGTTTGTGGTGCGAATCAAGAACAATATGAAGACTGAACTTGACCACGACCGTTACCGCGTGGTTTGGTTCTGTGATTTGGAGAGTCGGAGCGAGTTTCGTCTGGCAACTAATGTCAATGAGATGAGCGACGAAGAAATCAGTGATACCTATCGGCATCGTTGGCAAATTGAGGTGTTATGGAAGTTTCTCAAGATGCACTTAAAGCTCGATCGTCTCATCACCAAGAATGTGAATGGGGTGAGTATTCAGATTTATATGGTGCTCATCACGTATTTAATCTTATTGTTAATCGAAATTCCAGCATTCTATGGCAGTGAATTGCTCGACAAGTTTCGGTATTTACAACTGGAACTGAGCCGTCGCTGCTCAATGGTTCATTGGAGCTACGATCTGCTGCCCGAAACACTCGTATGA
- a CDS encoding HlyD family type I secretion periplasmic adaptor subunit, whose protein sequence is MFLDEQPASQPGLNATSETTTDDPRSPSEALPPAWSQSLQSVLDQPPASLPGRMVGVGLAFCCVFAAWVWFGKVQDVSQGVGQLVPQGRVYKVQPVSQGEVMRLLVQEGDFVRAGQVLATLDSRMLEAEVSRLQQSLSAYRLQLIQSQELLHRTALEAEMRWAIAKSQAQVQSASLAEAQVAVATQQELLKQTEIDQTAYQARLARLKPLVEAGAIAQEQLFEVEQSLRDRQRVQIQSEGDLQRAIASAQRYQAEFAQQQSEVQRSHLEKRQRLQQIQVNVSELEAKIKETETLLNAAETQIQSTILTAPIAGTVSALHIDNVGEVVQPGLTIAEIAPIDSPLVLSAKIPNQQAGLVQVRMPAQVKVDAFPYQEYGVLSGTVLTVSPAAKDDQRLGPVYEVEISLDRSTIRHQGQTILLRAGQTATAEIILRQRRILDVLLDPFQKLRKDSLKM, encoded by the coding sequence ATGTTCCTAGACGAACAGCCCGCCAGTCAACCAGGACTCAATGCCACTTCAGAAACAACGACGGATGATCCTCGTTCCCCTTCAGAAGCCCTCCCGCCCGCTTGGAGTCAATCGCTGCAATCTGTGCTAGATCAGCCTCCTGCGTCGCTGCCAGGCCGTATGGTTGGAGTTGGGCTGGCATTTTGCTGTGTTTTTGCAGCTTGGGTCTGGTTTGGCAAAGTGCAAGACGTGAGCCAGGGGGTGGGGCAATTGGTTCCCCAGGGGCGCGTCTATAAGGTGCAGCCAGTCAGCCAAGGTGAAGTTATGCGGCTGCTAGTTCAGGAGGGCGATTTTGTGAGGGCGGGGCAAGTCTTGGCTACGCTCGATAGCCGAATGCTTGAAGCGGAGGTGAGTCGCCTCCAGCAGAGCCTTTCTGCATATCGCCTGCAACTGATTCAGAGCCAGGAATTGCTGCATCGCACGGCGCTAGAGGCGGAGATGCGGTGGGCGATCGCCAAAAGTCAGGCGCAAGTTCAATCTGCGTCCCTTGCAGAGGCTCAGGTTGCCGTCGCGACCCAGCAAGAACTGCTGAAGCAGACTGAAATCGACCAGACTGCATATCAAGCGCGTCTGGCACGCCTAAAGCCGCTGGTAGAGGCAGGCGCGATCGCCCAGGAACAATTGTTTGAGGTCGAACAATCTTTGCGCGATCGCCAGCGTGTGCAGATTCAAAGCGAAGGAGATTTGCAGCGGGCGATCGCCAGTGCCCAAAGATATCAGGCAGAATTCGCCCAGCAGCAATCGGAGGTTCAGCGGAGCCACCTAGAAAAACGTCAGCGTCTCCAACAAATCCAGGTCAACGTATCTGAGCTAGAGGCAAAAATTAAGGAAACAGAAACACTGCTCAATGCCGCTGAAACCCAGATCCAGTCTACGATACTGACTGCACCCATCGCGGGAACCGTATCGGCACTACATATCGACAACGTAGGCGAAGTCGTCCAGCCCGGACTCACGATTGCCGAAATTGCCCCCATCGACTCACCCTTGGTGCTTTCTGCCAAAATTCCAAATCAGCAAGCGGGCTTGGTTCAGGTTAGAATGCCCGCTCAGGTCAAAGTAGATGCTTTTCCGTATCAAGAATACGGCGTTTTGTCAGGCACAGTATTGACCGTATCGCCAGCTGCCAAAGACGATCAGCGCTTGGGCCCTGTTTACGAGGTAGAAATTTCCCTAGATCGTTCAACCATTCGCCATCAAGGTCAGACCATCTTACTGCGAGCCGGGCAAACCGCCACCGCCGAAATCATCCTGCGGCAGCGTCGAATTCTCGATGTGCTGCTTGACCCCTTTCAAAAGCTCCGAAAAGATAGCCTCAAGATGTAA
- a CDS encoding DUF1517 domain-containing protein, protein MPLRDRFQQLSGKTRFVVCRIFLHLAGREVAPLLGVLNQAGQRAIASEGDLDALGEELVTLCDHLLEYEAYWQSAANEGDVFWDEGEAGDYVTELFTDSAQRYGSGAELLDSDTEDVETPLILPITQNLVVMITVAYEGEVPTLETDLTSASALRMGLKSIINLHHNEKLRAIQVHFSPAQLGDELTYDELLQHYPELVPL, encoded by the coding sequence ATGCCCCTGCGCGATCGCTTTCAACAACTCAGCGGCAAGACGCGGTTTGTCGTGTGCCGTATTTTTCTGCATTTAGCCGGACGGGAGGTTGCGCCGCTGCTGGGCGTGCTAAATCAGGCAGGACAGCGGGCGATCGCCTCCGAAGGCGACCTGGACGCACTGGGGGAAGAACTCGTCACCCTCTGCGACCACCTGCTGGAGTATGAGGCGTATTGGCAGTCCGCCGCCAACGAAGGCGATGTTTTCTGGGACGAAGGCGAGGCGGGCGACTATGTGACGGAACTCTTTACCGATTCGGCGCAGCGCTATGGCAGCGGCGCAGAACTGCTGGACTCGGACACCGAGGATGTAGAAACGCCGCTGATTCTGCCCATTACTCAAAACCTGGTGGTGATGATCACCGTCGCCTATGAAGGCGAAGTGCCTACCCTGGAAACCGACCTGACTAGCGCCAGCGCCCTCCGCATGGGGCTAAAGTCCATCATCAACCTGCACCACAACGAAAAGCTGCGGGCGATTCAGGTGCATTTTTCTCCGGCGCAACTAGGCGATGAACTCACCTACGACGAGCTATTGCAGCATTATCCCGAACTCGTTCCCCTATAG
- a CDS encoding ABC transporter ATP-binding protein, with translation MTFRYGEDEERNTLQNLSFSTQPGQTIAIVGRSGSGKTTLVKLIQGLYFANQGRVLLDGHDIRHVQLHSLRSQIGVVPQECFLFSGTILENITLYRPEYSLEQVIEAAKLAEAHAFIQALPLGYNTPVGEHGSTLSGGQRQRIAIARALLGKPSILILDEATSSLDTESERRFQRNLVQISRDRTTFMIAHRLSTVRNADRILVLDRGILVEQGTHDALIQQQGLYHYLAQQQLEL, from the coding sequence GTGACATTTCGATATGGCGAAGACGAGGAACGCAACACGCTGCAAAATCTCTCATTTTCTACCCAACCAGGTCAAACGATTGCCATTGTTGGGCGGAGTGGTTCTGGTAAAACGACGCTAGTTAAACTGATTCAGGGACTATATTTTGCCAACCAAGGGCGTGTGCTGCTGGATGGACATGATATTCGGCACGTCCAGCTACATTCTTTGCGGTCGCAAATTGGCGTGGTGCCGCAGGAATGTTTTCTATTCTCCGGTACAATTCTCGAAAACATTACGCTGTATCGCCCTGAGTATTCACTGGAACAAGTAATTGAGGCGGCTAAATTAGCGGAAGCTCATGCGTTTATTCAGGCTTTGCCACTCGGCTATAACACCCCTGTCGGAGAACATGGTTCTACGCTGTCTGGCGGGCAGCGACAGCGAATTGCGATCGCCCGAGCGCTTTTAGGAAAACCAAGTATTTTGATTTTGGATGAAGCCACTAGCTCTCTAGATACTGAATCAGAACGACGGTTTCAGCGGAACCTTGTGCAAATCAGTCGCGATCGCACTACCTTTATGATCGCCCATCGACTTTCCACCGTCCGCAATGCAGACCGTATTTTAGTCCTCGATCGAGGCATCTTGGTGGAACAAGGAACCCACGACGCATTGATTCAGCAACAAGGTCTATATCATTATCTAGCCCAACAGCAGCTTGAGCTTTAG
- a CDS encoding ABC transporter transmembrane domain-containing protein, with translation MADGKREGTAVVLEAGDTFGAEVLLGVETLSHRAIAASPVELIPISHKIWRSLLATSSTWQDVLMQQARMRERMIFLRHCPDLRSLSSRQIQRFLTDWNPCHIPTGTPLRVALSSGGRFWLRQGKIQNCSSSTDPASPVPQVGDSWGAPDPIPESWVAQTDLRVYQLPAASWEALSLLLHNSCSTHAPTLSGDAAGERPSHERHLLFTGDRPEQSSPSPSAPSQPSPAPANTPSQPAPDLPLTFPKPIQRRILDAFHRYPWVEQQSSSDCGAACLSMVARYWGKQLPIHFLREQANVGRAGASLKNLAKGAERIGLQARPVRASLGRLLNQSSPWIAHWEGNHYVVVYHASRKRIIIADPAHGRRSLSSQEFQAHWTGYALLLEPTSQLNDLEIKQISLGRYLSTFIPYRIIGLQIILVSLLIQLFSVVTPLFTQIILDQVVVQKSQTTLNAFVIGLFLFGVWSICMGSVRQYLLTHLANRLDLTLISGFIRHTLRLPLQFFESRRVGDILTRVQENRKIQNFLIGQVMLSWLDFLTGFIYLALMLYYNWRLTLLVLLLIPPIVLLTLGATPFLRRVSRQIFHEAAEQNSSLVEMMTGIATVKSLAAEQEIRWRWENHLVNQMNAGFRGAKLGIGLGAANGLINSIGSTALLWYGATLVIRGDLTIGQFVAFNMMIGYVISPVITLANLWDELQEVLISVERLNDVFEAKPEESSQPEVLKDRLSDEKKGQNAVFCPLVNKK, from the coding sequence ATGGCTGATGGAAAGCGTGAAGGAACCGCGGTGGTTCTCGAAGCGGGAGATACGTTTGGGGCAGAAGTTCTACTGGGGGTGGAAACCTTAAGCCATCGGGCGATCGCCGCAAGTCCGGTTGAGCTGATTCCTATTTCTCATAAAATATGGCGATCGCTGCTGGCTACATCATCAACCTGGCAAGACGTGCTGATGCAGCAGGCTAGAATGCGGGAGCGTATGATTTTTTTGCGCCATTGCCCTGATTTGCGATCGCTCAGCAGCCGCCAAATCCAGAGATTTCTTACAGACTGGAACCCATGTCATATTCCCACAGGCACACCGCTTCGAGTTGCCTTATCCAGCGGCGGACGGTTCTGGCTCCGGCAAGGTAAGATTCAGAACTGCTCTTCATCAACCGATCCAGCATCCCCAGTGCCCCAGGTCGGCGACAGTTGGGGTGCGCCAGATCCGATCCCCGAAAGCTGGGTTGCTCAAACCGATTTACGGGTCTACCAATTACCTGCGGCGAGTTGGGAAGCCCTAAGCCTATTGCTGCATAACTCTTGTTCAACCCATGCACCGACTCTCTCTGGTGATGCTGCTGGCGAGAGACCAAGCCACGAACGGCATCTCCTTTTCACGGGCGATCGCCCAGAGCAGAGTAGCCCGTCTCCGTCTGCCCCCAGCCAGCCTTCTCCAGCCCCAGCAAACACCCCATCTCAGCCGGCCCCAGATTTACCGCTAACCTTTCCAAAACCCATTCAGCGGCGAATTCTCGATGCCTTTCATCGCTATCCCTGGGTAGAACAGCAAAGCTCTTCTGACTGTGGAGCCGCCTGTCTTTCGATGGTGGCTCGATACTGGGGAAAACAACTGCCCATTCATTTTTTGCGAGAGCAGGCAAATGTCGGCCGCGCAGGTGCATCGCTCAAGAACCTGGCTAAGGGCGCAGAGCGGATCGGGTTGCAGGCTCGCCCCGTGCGGGCCAGCCTGGGGCGTTTGCTAAACCAGAGCAGCCCCTGGATAGCCCATTGGGAAGGCAATCACTATGTTGTGGTCTACCACGCCAGCCGCAAACGGATTATCATCGCTGACCCCGCTCATGGCAGGCGATCGCTCTCTAGCCAAGAATTTCAAGCACACTGGACAGGCTATGCCCTGCTGTTAGAGCCGACCAGCCAGCTCAACGACCTCGAAATTAAGCAAATCTCGCTGGGGCGCTACCTCAGCACTTTCATCCCCTATCGCATCATCGGGCTTCAGATTATTCTCGTCTCGCTCCTGATTCAACTCTTCAGCGTAGTAACGCCCTTATTCACCCAAATCATTCTGGATCAAGTCGTTGTCCAAAAAAGTCAAACCACACTCAACGCCTTTGTTATCGGTCTATTTCTGTTTGGTGTATGGAGCATTTGCATGGGGTCAGTTCGGCAATACTTGCTAACCCATCTGGCAAATCGACTCGACCTGACCCTCATTAGTGGATTTATTCGCCACACACTGCGGCTGCCGCTGCAATTTTTTGAGTCTCGGCGTGTGGGAGACATCCTCACCCGTGTGCAGGAAAACCGAAAAATTCAGAATTTTTTGATTGGCCAAGTCATGCTCTCCTGGCTTGACTTTTTGACAGGCTTTATTTACCTAGCCCTAATGCTCTACTACAACTGGCGGCTAACCCTGCTGGTGCTGCTGCTGATTCCACCGATTGTGCTGCTCACACTCGGCGCAACGCCATTTCTGCGGCGCGTATCCCGCCAGATTTTTCATGAAGCAGCAGAGCAAAACTCATCCCTAGTAGAGATGATGACAGGGATTGCAACGGTCAAATCCTTAGCCGCAGAACAAGAAATTCGCTGGCGCTGGGAAAATCATTTGGTTAACCAGATGAATGCCGGATTTCGCGGAGCCAAACTGGGCATTGGGCTGGGCGCAGCAAACGGACTGATCAACTCGATTGGGAGTACAGCATTGCTGTGGTATGGCGCAACTTTGGTCATTCGGGGGGATTTAACGATTGGCCAATTTGTGGCATTTAACATGATGATTGGTTATGTCATTAGCCCAGTCATTACGTTAGCCAATTTGTGGGATGAGCTTCAGGAAGTGCTAATTTCTGTTGAACGCCTAAATGATGTATTTGAAGCGAAACCAGAAGAATCATCCCAACCAGAAGTGTTGAAAGATAGATTAAGCGACGAAAAAAAGGGACAGAATGCAGTATTCTGTCCCCTAGTAAACAAAAAATGA
- a CDS encoding carboxypeptidase-like regulatory domain-containing protein — translation MRLEARVKRHLGRSLGLILLVGTLAVPALAHEVGLRAIVQARGAQGESITYSESTLPQNAQIISVEIIADYSTGEPMAGAQVLIFAPGNPGVPWQRGTSDRQGRYRFTPDLSRRGRWTIRVEDAGHSSFMNLMI, via the coding sequence GTGCGATTAGAAGCCAGGGTTAAGCGGCATCTAGGGCGATCGCTCGGCCTGATCTTGCTAGTGGGCACGTTAGCCGTTCCAGCCCTGGCCCACGAAGTCGGTTTAAGGGCCATCGTGCAGGCGCGGGGTGCCCAGGGGGAGAGCATTACCTACAGCGAATCTACGCTGCCCCAAAATGCTCAGATTATCTCGGTAGAAATCATTGCCGACTACAGCACTGGGGAACCGATGGCAGGCGCACAGGTCTTGATCTTTGCGCCGGGGAATCCCGGTGTGCCCTGGCAAAGGGGGACGAGCGATCGCCAGGGTCGCTACAGGTTTACGCCGGATTTATCCAGACGCGGCCGCTGGACAATCCGAGTAGAAGATGCAGGACACAGCAGCTTCATGAACCTGATGATTTAG
- a CDS encoding DUF4058 family protein, whose protein sequence is MDPYLEGYLWSDVHNALANKIRQMLVPLLRPRYTARLEVYLVEDASPESEIGILYPDVEVLQVQPTEASRQTGPASQGATATTPALLTLPLLLPVEVRIPTIEIRDTAQNRLISCIEILSPVNKREPGLSEYRRKRQRLYQANVHLIEIDLLRRGTRPYNHPRLPAVPYLVTLTRAHSGVVEVWAIALADELPTLPVPLQAPDEAVPLDLGAALRAIYDEAAYDLSIDYRQPPPPPALSELEIEWLRSQIEKA, encoded by the coding sequence ATGGACCCCTATCTTGAAGGCTATCTCTGGTCAGATGTACACAACGCCCTTGCCAACAAAATTCGGCAAATGCTCGTGCCGCTGCTGCGCCCTCGCTACACCGCACGATTGGAGGTGTACCTAGTCGAAGATGCGTCGCCAGAGAGTGAAATCGGCATTTTGTATCCTGATGTAGAAGTGCTTCAGGTGCAGCCGACTGAGGCGAGTCGCCAAACAGGCCCAGCGTCCCAAGGCGCAACAGCAACCACGCCCGCCCTCTTAACTCTGCCGCTGCTCCTACCCGTCGAAGTCCGCATTCCAACCATCGAGATTCGCGATACGGCTCAGAATCGGTTGATTAGCTGCATTGAAATTCTGTCTCCGGTCAACAAGCGAGAACCTGGATTGAGCGAATATCGCCGCAAGCGGCAACGGCTCTATCAAGCCAATGTTCATTTGATTGAGATCGATTTGCTCCGCAGAGGCACTCGTCCGTATAATCATCCGCGCTTGCCTGCGGTGCCTTATCTGGTGACGCTGACTCGCGCCCATTCTGGAGTAGTGGAGGTTTGGGCGATCGCCCTTGCGGATGAGCTACCCACCCTTCCAGTGCCGCTGCAAGCGCCCGATGAGGCAGTGCCGCTTGATTTGGGGGCAGCTTTGAGGGCAATCTACGATGAGGCCGCCTACGACTTGTCGATTGACTACCGCCAGCCACCGCCGCCCCCCGCGCTCTCTGAACTGGAAATAGAATGGTTGCGGTCACAAATTGAAAAGGCTTAG
- a CDS encoding threo-3-hydroxy-L-aspartate ammonia-lyase, with product MSVSYSDVAAAAERLAGVAHRTPVMTSRTVNDRTGCEVFFKCENFQRMGAFKFRGAYNALSQLSPAEKQRGVLTYSSGNHAQAIALSGKLLGIPTTIVMPADAPQVKQDATRGYGAEVVLYDRSEAVREQVAQQIAEERGAVVIPPYNHPHVIAGQGTAAKELIEDVGELDYLLVCCGGGGLLSGCAIAAHTLSPSCRVIGVEPAAGDDATRSFHTKTLQTVQNPDTIADGARTHALGSLTFPLVLHYVHDMVAVPDDALLRTLFFLWERMKLVIEPTGALAATALLEGYLPQVTGRVGVIISGGNVDLRQIGRLMAEILPADR from the coding sequence TTGTCCGTATCCTACTCCGATGTGGCAGCAGCGGCAGAACGGCTGGCGGGTGTAGCCCACCGCACGCCCGTCATGACCAGCCGCACGGTAAACGATCGCACGGGTTGTGAAGTGTTTTTCAAGTGCGAGAACTTTCAGCGGATGGGCGCGTTCAAGTTTCGCGGAGCCTATAACGCGCTGTCGCAGCTTTCGCCCGCAGAAAAGCAGCGGGGCGTGCTAACTTACTCATCGGGAAACCACGCGCAGGCGATCGCCCTCTCTGGCAAACTATTGGGCATTCCCACCACCATCGTCATGCCCGCCGACGCGCCCCAGGTCAAGCAAGATGCCACGCGGGGCTATGGCGCAGAGGTGGTGCTATATGACCGCTCCGAAGCCGTGCGCGAACAGGTAGCCCAGCAAATCGCCGAGGAGCGCGGTGCGGTGGTGATTCCGCCGTATAACCATCCGCACGTCATCGCGGGTCAAGGCACGGCGGCCAAGGAACTCATCGAAGACGTGGGCGAGCTGGATTATTTGCTGGTGTGCTGCGGGGGCGGTGGGCTGCTGTCGGGCTGTGCGATCGCCGCCCACACGCTCTCGCCAAGTTGTCGGGTAATCGGCGTGGAACCTGCCGCCGGAGACGACGCGACGCGATCCTTCCACACCAAAACGCTGCAAACGGTGCAAAACCCCGACACGATCGCCGATGGCGCACGCACACACGCGCTAGGAAGCCTTACCTTTCCGCTGGTGCTGCACTACGTTCATGACATGGTGGCCGTGCCTGATGACGCGCTGCTGCGGACGCTGTTTTTCCTCTGGGAGCGGATGAAGCTGGTGATCGAGCCGACGGGGGCGCTGGCCGCCACAGCCCTGCTGGAAGGCTACTTGCCCCAGGTGACGGGGCGCGTGGGCGTGATCATCAGCGGCGGCAATGTCGATCTTCGGCAAATTGGGCGGTTGATGGCGGAAATCCTCCCTGCTGATAGGTGA